The Methanocella arvoryzae MRE50 genome includes a region encoding these proteins:
- a CDS encoding DEAD/DEAH box helicase: MSAVDEFIREIRASDDYEGQIVHLEEIDAREPQYDDVNHILDDRLRAYLDGEKIRLYTHQAKAIDLALDGKNVIVSTPTASGKTLAFNIPVFQALLEDKRATALYLYPMKALSNDQLKTLRRMDEALGTRAMPATYDGDTPQSARTTIRDKSRIIVSNPYAIHRYLAWNDRWRKFFSGLKYIIIDEAHMYRGVFGSSVAMLLRRLLRVLKRYGSDPQFILSSATISNPEEHSKKLTGKDFTVVSRDGSGRGKKRFVFWNPPVIGNQRASTHQETAGLITKQLDHGLQTLCFTKSRRMAELIAMWARDRENGLYRNEIMPYRAGYLPEDRRKIEDDLKNGRLRAVTSTNALEVGIDIGSLDSVIISGYPGTRISTWQQAGRAGRGRDDALITLVAFDDPIDQFYMKHPDRFFGGKSEEAIINLHNPYILMGHLICASAEMPLTANDSLYFGDISDIIEAMASSGLLRNTPRGYVYGGAKSPSEIVSLNNISSRAVNVICDGRVLETLEVARACSEAHEGAVLLHQGETYLIESLDLNLGVAKARRQNVDYYTEALKLSDVRIKSERSHKTVNGITVSVGDVTVTEQYYEYAVRRYEKLVGYFPLDLPPQVFESVAVWFTLSPKYQEQLLEQGKDFDGGIHAVEHGMIAMAPVYALCDRWDLGGLSTPLHPDTGMPTIFVYDGYEGGIGIAEKCYEIFPELAKATLEMIRDCECEDGCPACIYSPKCGNKNAPLDKETALKILRSIVE, from the coding sequence ATGTCTGCCGTTGACGAGTTCATCAGAGAGATCAGGGCTTCGGACGACTACGAAGGGCAGATCGTCCACCTGGAGGAGATCGACGCCAGGGAGCCCCAGTACGACGACGTCAACCACATCCTGGATGACAGGCTCCGGGCATATCTCGACGGGGAAAAGATCAGGCTGTACACTCACCAGGCAAAGGCCATTGATCTCGCCCTCGACGGGAAGAACGTGATCGTCAGTACCCCAACGGCTTCCGGTAAAACGCTGGCGTTCAACATCCCGGTATTTCAGGCACTGCTGGAGGACAAGAGGGCGACCGCGCTCTATTTGTACCCGATGAAGGCGCTGTCCAACGATCAGCTCAAGACCTTGCGGCGCATGGATGAAGCGCTGGGTACCAGAGCCATGCCGGCAACCTACGACGGCGATACGCCTCAGTCTGCCCGGACTACCATCAGGGACAAGTCTCGCATCATCGTCAGTAACCCATATGCAATTCACCGCTATTTAGCCTGGAATGACCGGTGGCGAAAATTTTTCTCCGGCCTCAAATACATCATCATAGACGAGGCACACATGTACCGGGGCGTATTCGGCTCCAGCGTAGCAATGCTGCTACGGCGGCTGCTGCGAGTCCTGAAAAGGTACGGTTCCGATCCTCAGTTCATCCTGTCATCTGCGACGATTTCGAATCCGGAAGAGCACTCGAAGAAGCTCACAGGCAAGGACTTTACAGTCGTATCCAGGGATGGCTCGGGCAGAGGGAAAAAGCGTTTCGTGTTCTGGAACCCGCCCGTCATCGGCAATCAGCGAGCCTCTACTCACCAGGAAACGGCCGGCCTCATCACGAAACAGCTTGACCACGGCCTGCAGACGCTCTGCTTTACTAAATCGAGGAGAATGGCGGAGCTGATCGCCATGTGGGCGAGAGACAGGGAGAATGGCCTGTACAGGAATGAGATTATGCCATACAGGGCCGGCTACCTTCCCGAAGACCGGCGCAAGATCGAGGACGACCTGAAGAACGGCAGACTGCGAGCTGTCACCTCGACTAACGCCCTCGAAGTCGGCATCGACATAGGCTCGCTGGACTCTGTGATCATCTCGGGCTATCCGGGTACCCGAATCTCGACCTGGCAGCAGGCGGGCCGGGCGGGCCGTGGCCGGGACGATGCGCTTATCACACTGGTCGCCTTCGACGACCCGATCGACCAGTTCTATATGAAGCACCCGGACCGCTTTTTCGGAGGGAAGAGCGAAGAGGCGATCATTAACCTGCACAACCCGTACATCCTCATGGGGCACCTCATATGTGCCTCGGCTGAAATGCCGCTAACAGCTAACGACTCACTCTATTTCGGGGACATATCCGATATCATCGAGGCGATGGCCTCCTCGGGGCTGCTCAGGAATACGCCGAGAGGATACGTGTACGGCGGGGCTAAGAGCCCATCAGAGATTGTGAGCCTCAACAATATCTCCAGCCGGGCGGTGAATGTGATATGCGACGGGCGGGTGCTCGAGACGCTGGAAGTGGCGAGGGCGTGCTCAGAAGCGCATGAGGGTGCTGTCCTCCTCCACCAGGGCGAGACATACCTGATCGAGAGCCTCGACCTGAACCTCGGAGTAGCAAAGGCCAGACGGCAGAACGTGGACTACTATACCGAGGCCCTGAAGCTGTCGGATGTAAGAATAAAGTCTGAGCGGAGCCACAAGACTGTCAACGGCATCACGGTCTCGGTGGGCGACGTCACTGTCACCGAACAGTATTACGAGTATGCAGTCCGGCGATATGAAAAGCTGGTCGGCTACTTCCCGCTGGACCTGCCCCCGCAGGTCTTCGAATCGGTGGCCGTCTGGTTCACCCTGTCGCCGAAGTACCAGGAGCAGCTGCTGGAGCAGGGGAAAGACTTCGACGGTGGCATCCATGCGGTAGAGCATGGCATGATCGCCATGGCTCCAGTTTATGCGCTGTGTGACAGGTGGGACCTGGGCGGCCTGTCTACGCCCCTGCACCCCGATACCGGTATGCCCACGATCTTTGTTTATGACGGGTACGAAGGAGGCATCGGCATCGCCGAGAAGTGCTACGAGATCTTCCCGGAGCTGGCAAAAGCCACGCTGGAGATGATCCGTGACTGCGAATGCGAGGACGGCTGCCCGGCCTGTATCTACTCCCCCAAGTGCGGCAACAAGAATGCTCCGCTGGATAAGGAGACTGCACTGAAAATTCTCAGATCGATTGTAGAATAA
- a CDS encoding DUF555 domain-containing protein produces the protein MPNYKVVLEAAWIVKDAKSVDDAMSVAISEAGKRLNAAKMDFVEVEVGGTFCPFCGEPFDSVFVVAGTGIVGLLLEMKVFNAESKEHAERIARKGIGKALRDVPLKVVDITEAE, from the coding sequence ATGCCAAATTATAAAGTAGTCCTTGAGGCGGCCTGGATTGTGAAGGACGCCAAATCCGTCGACGACGCGATGAGCGTAGCTATTTCAGAGGCTGGAAAGAGGCTTAACGCAGCTAAGATGGACTTTGTAGAAGTGGAGGTCGGCGGCACGTTCTGCCCCTTTTGTGGAGAGCCTTTCGACAGCGTGTTCGTAGTTGCCGGCACAGGCATAGTAGGGCTCCTCCTTGAGATGAAAGTGTTCAACGCTGAGTCAAAGGAGCACGCAGAGCGCATCGCCCGTAAGGGTATTGGCAAAGCGCTCAGAGACGTGCCCCTGAAGGTGGTAGACATCACCGAAGCAGAGTAG
- a CDS encoding ribonuclease H-like domain-containing protein, which yields MPSWLYDDDFERGLEVKKKYLDLYSGVSLEQAIPGKPVSNEFGECYAISSKSECRQAHIRGDDARQALLSQLRLLHGIGPEKEAKLKAEGHETIEDLISHPRWGKKALEFVELVDAGDPASIQQEIWKWLPKSHPLNLYVTAYTDMERLTVIDIETLGLFSRPIILFGAAYVRDNQIHTVQYLARSVEEEAAAIEEFCAKVSDGPILSYNGRSFDVPYVNQRRWFYDMPGELENVHFDMLHFSRRVFKDKVPDARLVTIEKHLYGKDRQDDVPGAMVPEFYEAYLNKNNPGPLVPIVEHNKQDMITLANIFTRICDEECNCYHVCR from the coding sequence ATGCCATCGTGGCTGTACGATGACGACTTCGAAAGAGGGCTGGAAGTCAAGAAGAAGTATCTGGACCTTTACAGTGGTGTGTCCCTTGAGCAGGCAATTCCTGGCAAGCCTGTATCAAACGAGTTCGGGGAATGCTATGCGATCAGCAGCAAGTCGGAATGCCGCCAGGCCCACATCAGGGGTGATGATGCGAGGCAGGCGCTGCTGTCCCAGTTAAGGCTATTACACGGGATCGGACCTGAGAAAGAAGCTAAGCTGAAGGCGGAGGGACACGAGACGATCGAGGACCTGATCAGCCATCCCCGGTGGGGCAAAAAGGCCCTTGAGTTCGTCGAGCTTGTGGACGCCGGCGATCCGGCCTCGATTCAGCAGGAGATCTGGAAGTGGCTGCCGAAGTCTCACCCGCTGAACCTGTACGTGACCGCATACACGGATATGGAGAGGCTCACGGTCATAGACATAGAAACTCTGGGGCTGTTCTCCCGGCCGATCATCCTGTTCGGAGCCGCATATGTGAGGGATAATCAGATTCACACGGTGCAGTATCTCGCCCGGAGCGTCGAGGAGGAGGCCGCTGCTATAGAGGAGTTCTGCGCTAAAGTCTCGGACGGGCCCATCCTGTCGTACAACGGCAGGTCGTTCGACGTACCATACGTCAACCAGCGCCGGTGGTTTTATGACATGCCCGGGGAGCTTGAGAACGTTCACTTCGACATGCTGCACTTCTCCAGGCGTGTCTTCAAGGATAAAGTCCCGGATGCCCGGCTGGTCACCATCGAAAAGCATCTGTATGGTAAAGACAGACAGGATGACGTGCCGGGCGCCATGGTGCCGGAATTCTACGAGGCGTACCTGAATAAGAACAACCCCGGCCCGCTGGTGCCGATTGTGGAGCACAACAAACAGGATATGATCACGCTGGCCAACATTTTTACCCGCATCTGCGACGAGGAGTGCAACTGCTACCATGTCTGCCGTTGA
- a CDS encoding DUF2795 domain-containing protein: MVSVKDVSRAMRGMCFPADKKTCVEWAKAHNATAEVVQALEHMPANRFRNMSEIWYMIG, encoded by the coding sequence ATGGTATCAGTAAAAGATGTATCCAGAGCGATGAGGGGGATGTGTTTTCCCGCAGATAAGAAAACGTGCGTCGAGTGGGCAAAAGCACACAATGCAACCGCAGAAGTAGTACAGGCGCTGGAGCATATGCCGGCAAACCGGTTCAGAAATATGTCTGAAATCTGGTATATGATCGGTTAG
- the thsA gene encoding thermosome subunit alpha — translation MVQQQGNPQYIIMKEGSSRTRGRDAQGMNLMAARAVAEAVRTTLGPKGMDKMLVDSTGDVIITNDGVTILKEMDIEHPAAKMIVEIAKTQDNEVGDGTTTAVIIAGELLKKAEDLLDMDIHPTVITTGYRQAASKAIEVLNSLAYPVTIKDEELLKKFAITAMTGKSPEFVGDKLADLIVKSVKAVVDENGKVNVDDIKVEKKVGGSIGDSELIQGLVIDKERIHPNMPKTVKNAKIALLDTALEIQKTEIDAKIGITTPDQLQSFLDQEEKMLKDMVQKIKKVGANVVFCQKGVDDLVQHYLAKAGIMAARRVKESDLKLLAKATGAKVSTSIDELSKDDLGAAGLVEERKIGDENMIFVEKCKNPKAVSFILKGSTEHVVDELDRAIHDALRAVGTVVQDKKYVSGGGSTEVELALRLKEFASTVGGREQLAIEAFAEAMEVIPRTLAENAGLDPIDTLVSLRSKHEGKGALKTAGINVFTGEAVDMKKIGVIEPLRVKTQGISGAAEVAVMIMRIDDVLAASKLSGGAPGGGMPPGMPPGMGGMGM, via the coding sequence ATGGTACAACAACAAGGCAATCCCCAATACATAATTATGAAAGAAGGCTCCAGCAGGACAAGGGGCCGGGACGCTCAGGGAATGAACCTCATGGCCGCGAGAGCCGTGGCTGAGGCGGTCAGGACCACGCTGGGCCCGAAGGGCATGGACAAGATGCTCGTAGACTCGACGGGCGACGTCATCATCACGAACGACGGCGTCACCATTCTTAAGGAAATGGACATCGAGCACCCTGCAGCCAAGATGATCGTTGAGATCGCCAAGACCCAGGACAATGAGGTCGGCGACGGCACCACCACCGCCGTCATTATCGCAGGCGAACTGCTCAAGAAGGCTGAAGACCTTTTAGACATGGACATCCACCCGACAGTCATCACAACGGGTTACAGGCAGGCAGCCTCGAAGGCAATTGAGGTACTGAACTCACTCGCCTACCCGGTGACCATCAAGGATGAAGAGCTGCTCAAGAAGTTCGCGATCACCGCCATGACCGGCAAGAGCCCGGAGTTCGTGGGCGATAAGCTCGCAGACCTCATTGTCAAGTCTGTCAAGGCAGTCGTCGACGAGAACGGCAAAGTCAACGTGGACGACATCAAGGTCGAGAAGAAAGTCGGCGGCTCCATCGGCGACTCCGAATTAATCCAGGGCCTGGTCATCGACAAGGAACGCATCCACCCGAACATGCCGAAGACCGTCAAGAACGCAAAGATTGCGCTCCTCGACACTGCGCTTGAGATCCAGAAGACCGAGATAGACGCCAAGATCGGAATTACGACACCTGATCAGCTTCAGAGCTTCCTCGACCAGGAAGAGAAGATGCTCAAGGACATGGTCCAGAAGATCAAGAAGGTCGGCGCAAACGTCGTGTTCTGCCAGAAGGGCGTTGACGACCTCGTCCAGCACTACCTCGCTAAGGCTGGCATTATGGCAGCCCGCAGAGTGAAGGAGTCCGACCTCAAGCTACTGGCAAAGGCAACCGGTGCTAAAGTCAGCACCAGCATCGATGAGCTGAGCAAGGATGACCTGGGCGCAGCAGGCCTCGTGGAAGAGCGCAAGATCGGCGACGAGAACATGATCTTCGTCGAGAAGTGCAAGAACCCCAAAGCAGTCTCCTTCATCCTGAAAGGCAGCACCGAGCACGTAGTAGACGAACTCGACAGGGCGATCCATGACGCACTCAGGGCGGTCGGTACGGTTGTACAGGACAAGAAGTATGTCTCTGGCGGCGGCTCAACTGAAGTCGAGCTCGCGCTCCGGCTCAAGGAGTTTGCCTCTACCGTCGGTGGCAGGGAACAGCTGGCTATCGAGGCGTTCGCAGAGGCTATGGAAGTCATTCCGAGGACCCTCGCAGAGAACGCAGGCCTGGACCCGATCGACACTCTCGTCAGCCTGCGCAGCAAGCACGAAGGCAAGGGCGCCCTGAAGACCGCGGGCATCAACGTCTTCACCGGCGAAGCCGTAGACATGAAGAAGATCGGCGTAATCGAGCCGCTCCGGGTCAAGACCCAGGGCATCAGCGGCGCCGCAGAGGTAGCCGTCATGATCATGAGGATCGACGACGTCCTCGCAGCCTCCAAGCTCTCCGGCGGCGCACCGGGCGGCGGCATGCCCCCAGGAATGCCACCCGGAATGGGCGGCATGGGAATGTAA
- a CDS encoding phosphoglycerate kinase, which yields MPIKTVNDIDVTSKRVLLRVDFNVPMEKSGGGIRDDTRIRVCLPTIRYLLDHHAKVIICSHLGRPKGKIDETLRMTPVARRLSELLGQPVKSLKECVGPEVEKVVSSMNDGDVVLLENLRFYPGEEKNDPEFAKGLARLADVFVNDAFGASHRAHASVVGVTNYLPSVAGFLMEKEVTSLGGLLEKPERPFAAVIGGAKVSDKLDVLDNIVPDVDVLIIGGGMTATFLKSRGNRVGKSLVEDDKIQYVRDLSEQAKSHDVRLLLPTDVVVSPSLDGTSESRTVSVSDIPDGWFIGDIGPQTIAEYTGALSGCKTVFWNGPMGVFEVEQFATGTREIASTIARLDAVKVVGGGSTVEAVTRLGVADQMTHVSTGGGATLEFISGKQLPGVKALEENRLEVPAVR from the coding sequence ATGCCGATTAAGACCGTGAATGATATCGATGTCACCTCAAAAAGAGTCCTCCTGAGAGTGGACTTTAACGTGCCGATGGAGAAGAGCGGAGGGGGTATCAGGGACGATACTCGTATCCGGGTTTGCCTGCCGACGATCAGGTACCTGCTTGATCATCATGCAAAAGTCATTATCTGCTCTCATTTAGGACGGCCAAAGGGTAAGATCGACGAAACATTAAGGATGACACCAGTGGCCAGGCGATTATCTGAGCTACTGGGTCAGCCTGTCAAGTCCTTGAAAGAGTGCGTCGGCCCCGAAGTCGAGAAAGTAGTTTCCTCCATGAATGATGGAGACGTAGTGCTCCTGGAAAATTTGCGGTTCTACCCGGGGGAGGAGAAGAATGATCCCGAGTTCGCAAAAGGCCTGGCAAGGCTGGCCGATGTTTTCGTCAACGACGCGTTCGGAGCGAGCCACAGGGCTCACGCCTCAGTCGTGGGTGTCACAAACTATCTCCCGTCGGTCGCCGGTTTCCTCATGGAAAAGGAAGTGACTTCCCTCGGCGGCCTGCTCGAGAAGCCTGAAAGGCCCTTTGCCGCCGTGATCGGCGGAGCAAAAGTCAGCGATAAGCTGGACGTACTGGATAATATTGTTCCAGACGTTGATGTGCTGATCATCGGCGGAGGCATGACTGCCACCTTCCTGAAGAGCCGGGGCAACCGGGTCGGCAAGTCACTGGTAGAGGACGACAAGATACAATACGTAAGAGATCTGTCCGAACAGGCGAAGTCCCACGACGTCAGGCTACTATTGCCGACAGATGTGGTCGTTTCGCCCAGCCTGGACGGCACCTCCGAGTCCAGGACTGTATCAGTCAGTGACATACCTGACGGCTGGTTCATCGGGGATATCGGCCCGCAGACTATCGCAGAGTACACCGGTGCGTTAAGTGGCTGTAAAACGGTCTTCTGGAATGGGCCAATGGGCGTATTCGAAGTAGAGCAGTTTGCTACGGGGACCAGAGAAATTGCCAGCACGATCGCAAGGCTCGACGCAGTCAAAGTAGTCGGCGGGGGCTCTACTGTCGAGGCCGTGACCCGGCTGGGCGTGGCAGATCAGATGACACATGTCTCCACCGGCGGCGGAGCCACTCTCGAGTTCATCTCGGGCAAGCAGTTGCCGGGCGTCAAAGCGCTGGAGGAAAACCGGCTGGAAGTACCTGCTGTCAGATAA
- a CDS encoding DUF2070 family protein yields MTRLRRKKKRRKGMEEQLASYADYIFEAPDWKLSFAAIVLLAVIVGAVSFPGSWKADVFQGIVLLGVPAVLAAIVTKPISEVFGRNMTYNRSMLIALISLVVVCVASLIMGLYSYVTSTPYNYTGLALSMSLIFALRILILLGISINSLPKVLIPASIQTLLGGVLLVYYVKDFEVAFDLMVSSVIFVSAAVVFVKYVDYPMVKSFGVSSFDFVQDFIAHITEGSQDMEDFFEKIGESIDAPVSVVAFKRADGTNKAIIITPYVHPGPMGEIGGGNLPAVIAAAFPGNVVLVPHGTASHDFNPVTTEESVKVIDAAKKALARITYTETATKSIRKSVGDCNVLGQRFGDSVFLVSTRAPMTTDDIEFSVGFTAMAEARVAGSRYATIIDAHNCMEPLATPIEPGTRDSYNIIRAAANTSKHLLSSNVDKLRVGVASSPPICTRLEGMGDLGICVAIVETQGQRTAYIVIDGNNMITGLREKIIEKLPVDEAEVMTTDTHVVNTLSGVNYVGQNLDCDVLIAKIAELVDKAISDLEPVSVGMEIEIAEDIRVFGSHKIAKLASTANAMVAMAGAFAAAVIVAALSLTVLILTFVKF; encoded by the coding sequence GTGACGCGGCTCAGGCGAAAGAAAAAACGCCGGAAAGGAATGGAAGAGCAGCTGGCAAGCTATGCTGACTATATCTTCGAGGCCCCGGACTGGAAACTATCGTTTGCCGCAATAGTCCTCCTGGCAGTAATTGTCGGAGCAGTATCGTTCCCGGGCTCCTGGAAGGCTGACGTTTTCCAGGGTATCGTGCTCCTCGGCGTACCGGCAGTACTTGCGGCTATCGTGACCAAGCCTATATCGGAGGTCTTCGGCAGAAACATGACCTATAACCGGTCCATGTTGATTGCCCTGATTTCCCTGGTCGTCGTATGCGTCGCCAGCCTGATCATGGGCCTGTACTCTTACGTCACGAGCACGCCCTATAATTACACTGGCTTAGCGCTAAGCATGTCGCTGATCTTCGCACTGCGGATACTGATCCTGCTGGGAATCTCCATCAACAGCCTGCCAAAAGTGCTGATACCGGCCTCTATCCAGACGCTGCTCGGCGGGGTTCTGCTGGTATACTATGTCAAGGATTTTGAGGTCGCCTTCGACCTGATGGTTTCGAGCGTCATTTTCGTATCCGCTGCAGTCGTCTTCGTCAAGTACGTAGACTATCCCATGGTCAAATCGTTCGGTGTCAGCAGCTTCGACTTTGTCCAGGATTTCATCGCCCACATCACCGAAGGCTCCCAGGACATGGAGGATTTCTTCGAGAAGATCGGCGAGTCCATCGACGCTCCCGTCAGTGTAGTAGCCTTTAAGCGTGCCGACGGCACGAACAAGGCCATTATCATTACGCCATACGTCCACCCGGGCCCCATGGGTGAAATAGGCGGAGGCAACCTGCCTGCGGTTATCGCGGCCGCTTTCCCGGGAAATGTTGTGCTGGTACCGCACGGAACGGCATCCCACGACTTTAATCCCGTTACGACAGAAGAATCGGTAAAGGTCATAGATGCTGCCAAAAAGGCGCTCGCCCGGATCACATACACCGAGACTGCCACGAAGTCGATCAGGAAGAGCGTAGGCGACTGCAATGTCCTCGGCCAGCGGTTCGGGGACTCGGTCTTCCTGGTATCGACCCGGGCGCCTATGACTACGGATGATATAGAGTTCTCGGTAGGCTTCACCGCGATGGCAGAAGCCAGAGTAGCCGGGTCGAGGTATGCGACCATCATCGACGCTCACAACTGTATGGAGCCCCTGGCAACCCCTATCGAGCCCGGAACCCGGGACTCGTACAACATCATCCGGGCAGCAGCCAATACTTCTAAACACCTGTTATCGTCTAATGTCGATAAGCTCCGGGTGGGAGTGGCCAGTTCGCCGCCCATATGCACGAGGCTGGAGGGCATGGGAGACCTGGGCATCTGTGTGGCGATCGTCGAAACCCAGGGCCAGCGGACCGCCTACATCGTCATAGACGGCAACAACATGATCACCGGGCTGCGGGAAAAGATCATAGAAAAATTGCCGGTGGACGAGGCTGAGGTCATGACTACGGATACTCACGTCGTCAACACTCTCTCGGGAGTCAACTATGTAGGCCAGAACCTTGACTGCGACGTGCTGATAGCAAAGATCGCCGAACTTGTAGACAAAGCTATCTCAGACCTCGAGCCAGTCAGCGTGGGCATGGAGATCGAGATAGCGGAGGATATCCGTGTATTCGGCTCGCACAAGATCGCCAAGCTCGCCAGCACGGCTAACGCCATGGTCGCCATGGCAGGCGCCTTTGCGGCTGCAGTCATCGTGGCCGCGCTCTCGCTGACCGTTCTGATCCTCACCTTCGTCAAGTTTTAG
- a CDS encoding mechanosensitive ion channel family protein yields MSGNSSAVLNISYMAGIEQQLMVATGFSKLYTDILLAVILLLASVLLAKAVNYFIKSIAPYIVSKTETTLDDEIIEAVNGPLQYFIIVMGIYVSLLTIESLSGVFNFWIDRLLLVAVIFIAAYLLANLVNALLNWYRNDIAPKTDSDFDDSFIPFLQKVAWAVISIISLLVALEQLHIIEITPLITGLGIVGVAVALAAKELLSNFFGSVAILSDRPYKVGDRVNIQGTDSGDVIEIGLRSTKIRTVDNRFIIVPNTKIANSRVMNYSQPDTHSVFEIKVGVSYDADIGKAAKIMKEIALATDGVLGDPAPTVHVTELGDSAVKLLMLVPVENFRKSWEIPDRIYRQILKQFEAEGIEIPYPIQTVLVKKVQPDRSVQPQTVSPIQQNADIAIINKGEN; encoded by the coding sequence ATGAGCGGTAACTCCTCAGCGGTGTTGAACATTTCTTATATGGCCGGCATCGAGCAGCAGCTCATGGTGGCTACGGGGTTCAGCAAACTATATACAGATATACTGCTGGCGGTTATACTGCTACTCGCTTCAGTCTTGCTGGCAAAAGCGGTCAATTATTTCATAAAGAGCATAGCGCCTTATATAGTCTCGAAGACTGAGACGACGCTGGATGACGAGATCATCGAGGCCGTTAATGGTCCTCTGCAATATTTCATCATCGTAATGGGCATCTATGTCTCACTTCTCACCATCGAATCCCTCTCAGGGGTGTTTAATTTCTGGATCGACAGGCTGTTGCTCGTGGCCGTAATCTTCATAGCAGCCTATCTGTTAGCCAACCTCGTCAACGCGCTGCTCAACTGGTACCGTAATGACATCGCCCCGAAAACTGACTCTGACTTCGATGACTCTTTCATACCGTTCCTGCAAAAAGTCGCGTGGGCTGTCATTTCCATCATCTCCCTGCTCGTGGCGCTGGAGCAGCTGCACATCATCGAAATAACTCCTCTGATCACCGGGCTGGGAATCGTCGGAGTAGCTGTAGCTCTTGCCGCCAAAGAGCTTTTATCCAACTTTTTCGGCTCAGTAGCCATCCTCAGCGACAGGCCTTACAAAGTAGGCGACCGGGTGAACATCCAGGGCACAGACTCGGGCGACGTCATCGAGATAGGCCTACGGAGCACTAAAATACGCACAGTCGATAACCGGTTTATCATCGTGCCTAACACCAAAATCGCCAACTCCAGAGTAATGAACTATTCACAGCCGGACACCCATTCTGTCTTCGAGATAAAAGTAGGCGTATCCTACGATGCCGACATCGGCAAGGCGGCGAAAATCATGAAAGAGATCGCCCTTGCAACTGATGGTGTACTGGGGGATCCTGCACCCACCGTACACGTGACCGAGCTGGGTGACTCCGCGGTAAAGCTGTTGATGCTGGTGCCTGTCGAAAACTTCCGAAAAAGCTGGGAAATCCCTGACAGGATCTACCGCCAGATACTCAAGCAGTTCGAAGCCGAGGGCATAGAGATCCCCTACCCGATACAGACAGTACTGGTCAAAAAAGTCCAGCCGGACCGCAGCGTACAACCGCAGACTGTCAGCCCCATCCAACAAAATGCTGATATTGCAATAATCAATAAAGGTGAAAATTAA
- a CDS encoding DUF357 domain-containing protein has translation MAADLTEKVGRYQKLLRAALDDVKKTTPEGTHMNRVADDYLNMARCYYDDGSNFIKENDPVNALVCFSYGHAWLDAGVRLGVFAVTNRELFAA, from the coding sequence ATGGCTGCGGATCTTACGGAAAAAGTCGGAAGATACCAGAAACTGCTCCGGGCAGCTCTCGACGACGTGAAAAAGACCACCCCGGAAGGCACGCACATGAACAGGGTAGCCGACGACTACCTGAACATGGCCAGGTGCTATTACGACGACGGCAGCAACTTCATAAAGGAGAACGACCCGGTCAACGCTCTCGTCTGTTTCAGCTATGGTCACGCGTGGCTGGACGCGGGTGTGCGCCTGGGGGTATTCGCAGTGACAAACAGAGAGCTGTTCGCAGCGTAG
- a CDS encoding uracil-DNA glycosylase, with translation MDRMTEILCRIDDVLKCPRCDLSLSRTNVVIGSGPLDARIMLIGEAPGRNEDKQGKPFVGAAGKVLNLVLESAGIRRDDVYIANVVKCRPPENRVPKKDEIEACSVYLKKQLEVISPKVVVLLGKTAAESYLGRKVVMGEEHGKPFKHEDRTVVITYHPAAIIYNRKLKDALESDFKVIRKAALE, from the coding sequence ATGGACCGGATGACGGAGATCCTGTGCAGGATAGACGATGTGCTCAAATGTCCAAGATGTGATCTATCACTTTCGAGGACCAACGTAGTCATCGGATCAGGGCCCCTCGATGCCAGGATCATGCTGATCGGCGAAGCCCCCGGGAGGAACGAGGATAAGCAGGGCAAGCCTTTCGTCGGTGCGGCTGGCAAGGTGCTCAACCTGGTACTGGAAAGCGCCGGCATCCGCAGAGATGACGTATACATAGCCAACGTAGTAAAGTGTCGGCCGCCGGAAAACAGGGTCCCGAAGAAAGACGAGATAGAAGCCTGCAGCGTCTACCTGAAAAAGCAGCTCGAAGTCATATCCCCAAAAGTCGTCGTCCTGCTCGGCAAGACAGCAGCCGAATCGTACCTCGGCCGCAAAGTTGTCATGGGGGAAGAGCACGGCAAGCCTTTCAAGCACGAAGACAGGACTGTGGTGATCACCTACCACCCTGCCGCCATCATCTATAACAGAAAGCTCAAGGATGCTCTAGAGTCCGATTTTAAGGTTATCAGGAAAGCTGCTCTTGAATAA